From the Candidatus Neomarinimicrobiota bacterium genome, the window TCAGAATACAGAGCAATTTGTTAAAAAACTTATCGAAAATAATATACACTTCAAGTTCTTAGTGTATCCTGAGAAAAAACATGGTATACGTGGAGACAAAGCAAGAATTCATCTATTTGAAGAGATGACAAATTTTATAGAGGAAAATTTATAGTGAATTCTTTTAAAAATTACTCATTAAATATTTAATCTCTTGAAGGATTTCAATAAAAATATTTTTAATATTAAAAAATAAAATCATAGATTGATTTTAAAAATTTTATTGCCCGACTTGAGAAGATGGAATTTTCTATAATGACAAGTTCCCTGAATAATTGGAAAAATTATAATAAAATTGATAAAGTGGTAAATTTTATTCAGAAGCCATATTCTATGCAGGGACTCTTATCGAAAGTAAGAGAAGTTATAACAGATAAATAGTTAAAAGAGCTTGGATTATAGATTCTTACAATTTTGAAATTGCAAAATATTTTTATTAGTTTTATAATTGAAAGGTGATGGTAGTATTATTAACAATATTATGCTTTATAAGTGGTGCGGTCCCTTACTCATATATTGTAGGAAAACTGTTTATTAAAAAAGATATTAGAAATTATGGGGATGGCAATCCTGGATCTGCAAATGTTATAAGGGCTGGTGGATGGTTGATTGGATTGTTAGCAGCGATACTGGATTTTGGTAAGGGATTCATTCCAGTGATAATAATAAAACAGAATATGTCAGATAGTTCATTGGCGTTAATACCAATACTAATCGCTCCTATTTTAGGTCATGCTTTTACTCCATTTTTGCGTTTCAAAGGGGGTAAAGCAGTAGCTGTTACCTATGGTGTCTGGATGGCATATACAAATTTTGATGCCCTTCCATTTATTGGAATAAGTATGTTGATTTTTACATCGATACAAAAGCAGGATGCCTGGTCAGTCGTTGCTGGATTTTTAATCTTTGGGGCATATCCAATTTTTATTATAGGAAATACTGTCGCAATAAGTTTATTTCTAACTAACTTATCTATATTAATATACAAACATTATAAGGACCTTAAAGGTGGAATATTACCAAGGGACTGGGTGACTAAACTCATCGGGGTGGGGAAGTGAGCTCGACTTTACATTTAATAAGTGTTATAGCATTTCTTTCATCGCTAACCTTTCTACTTATTTCTATCAATAATCTATCAAATTTTAGAAGACTTGGCGAGTACAGACTGGTAAAAAGTTTGCCAAGACTATCTGTCTTAATTCCTGTACGGAATGAGGAAGAAAAAATCGAAAAATGTGTATTAAGCATTTTGAATCAGGATTATCCTGACTTTGAAGTAATAGTTTTGCTTGATAATTGTGAAGATAAAACTGAAGAAATATTGCATGATATTGCAAAAAAATATAAAAATTTAAAGATAATAAAAGGTCAGCCTTTGCCAGAAGGATGGTATGGAAAACACTGGGCATGTTTTCAATTGACAAATTATGCTAATGGTGATCTTCTGCTATTTACAGATGCTGATACGGTTTATAAAAGAAAAAATACTTTAAAGCTTGCAGTATCAGCACTTATTAAAGAGAATGCAGACTTATTAACTGGGCTACCAAAGGAAGAAGCATATTCCTTTTCAGAAAAGT encodes:
- a CDS encoding glycerol-3-phosphate acyltransferase; this encodes MVVLLTILCFISGAVPYSYIVGKLFIKKDIRNYGDGNPGSANVIRAGGWLIGLLAAILDFGKGFIPVIIIKQNMSDSSLALIPILIAPILGHAFTPFLRFKGGKAVAVTYGVWMAYTNFDALPFIGISMLIFTSIQKQDAWSVVAGFLIFGAYPIFIIGNTVAISLFLTNLSILIYKHYKDLKGGILPRDWVTKLIGVGK